Proteins from one Aquicoccus sp. G2-2 genomic window:
- a CDS encoding AMP-binding protein, with translation MIEMPASTDANFVPLSPLSFLKFAARTYPDRTAWIYEGRRTSYRNFNDRCRRLAAVLVELGVGTGDTVSVMAPNVPAMLEAHFAVPMIGAVLNTINTRQDAAHVEFIFRAAQPAVVIADVEFADIVRTALISAGHDCPMIRADDAAKDLSGEKTLDYETTLAKGASRSVAATLEAETAPIALNYTSGTSGTPKGVLHSHRAAYLNALGIALLWNMPTWPVFLWIVPLFHCNGWCMSWAVTARAGTHVLQRKVEASRIFEAIEAEGVTHLACAPTVLGMLLADPAAEGRHGAHTVEVATGGAPPSRRWITRMSQLGFNITQLYGMTETLSNSVYSAPTADFGRQDEDARVAHLSRQGVAQLAVDEVCLRDPQTGAALPHDGCTTGEVCIRSNTVMSGYFDDPDATDAALKGGWLHTGDLGVIHPDGYLELLDRAKDIIISGGENIASVEVERVLAHHDAIEEVAVVPMPDAKWGEVPCAFIRLKAGATLDAATLDAWSGERLPGFKRPKRYDFVEHFPYSGTGKVQKTALREMARLAAEDQTQKETTRCSTM, from the coding sequence AGTTATCGCAACTTCAACGACCGATGCCGGAGACTTGCCGCAGTGTTGGTCGAGCTTGGCGTCGGCACAGGCGATACGGTGTCTGTCATGGCGCCCAATGTGCCGGCCATGCTGGAGGCGCATTTCGCGGTGCCGATGATTGGTGCGGTGCTCAATACGATCAACACGCGGCAGGATGCGGCGCATGTGGAGTTCATCTTTCGCGCGGCGCAACCAGCGGTCGTGATCGCCGATGTTGAATTCGCAGACATCGTACGGACGGCCCTGATTTCCGCAGGCCACGATTGCCCGATGATCCGGGCCGATGACGCCGCGAAGGATCTTTCAGGTGAGAAAACACTGGATTACGAAACGACACTTGCCAAGGGCGCCTCGCGGAGCGTCGCCGCGACCTTGGAGGCCGAGACAGCTCCAATAGCGTTGAACTACACATCCGGGACGTCTGGAACACCAAAGGGCGTGCTCCATTCGCACCGGGCGGCTTATCTCAATGCACTGGGCATCGCGCTGCTGTGGAACATGCCGACATGGCCGGTTTTTTTGTGGATCGTGCCGCTGTTCCATTGCAACGGCTGGTGCATGTCGTGGGCTGTTACCGCGCGGGCGGGCACGCATGTGCTGCAACGCAAGGTCGAGGCATCCCGGATATTTGAGGCAATCGAGGCCGAAGGCGTTACCCATCTGGCTTGCGCGCCGACCGTGTTGGGAATGCTCCTGGCCGATCCTGCGGCGGAAGGGCGGCATGGGGCACACACGGTCGAGGTGGCTACGGGTGGCGCGCCACCCAGCCGCCGATGGATCACCCGCATGAGTCAGCTTGGCTTCAACATCACCCAGCTTTACGGGATGACCGAGACGCTCAGCAATTCTGTCTATTCCGCTCCGACGGCGGATTTTGGCCGGCAGGACGAGGATGCGCGCGTGGCGCATCTCAGCCGCCAAGGCGTTGCGCAACTGGCTGTCGATGAGGTTTGCCTGCGCGATCCGCAAACCGGTGCAGCCCTGCCTCATGATGGGTGCACCACTGGCGAGGTCTGCATCCGCTCTAACACCGTAATGAGTGGGTATTTCGATGACCCCGATGCGACGGACGCGGCGCTGAAGGGCGGTTGGCTGCATACCGGCGATCTGGGCGTGATCCATCCCGACGGCTATCTCGAACTTCTGGACAGGGCCAAGGACATCATCATTTCCGGCGGCGAGAACATCGCATCGGTCGAGGTGGAAAGAGTGCTGGCTCATCACGACGCAATCGAGGAAGTGGCCGTCGTGCCCATGCCCGATGCGAAATGGGGCGAGGTGCCATGCGCCTTCATCCGACTGAAGGCCGGTGCGACCCTGGATGCCGCAACGCTTGATGCGTGGTCTGGCGAGCGGCTGCCTGGCTTCAAGCGTCCAAAGCGATACGATTTCGTAGAGCATTTTCCCTATTCCGGAACCGGAAAAGTGCAAAAAACCGCGCTGCGCGAGATGGCTCGCCTAGCAGCTGAAGATCAAACCCAAAAGGAGACTACAAGATGCTCAACGATGTGA
- a CDS encoding OsmC family protein produces MLNDVNIEGLFEARDAIEADPAKGIAKYGVALIWDKGVRATVNTLPMHVGGEKIARGFTWVVDEPPQLLGESKGPTPQEYLMSGVGACIMVGFVVHASVKDVALRSLKVTMTGSLDLAGFMNIREDAEVKMKGLDYHIEVDADADDAILAEIEKAAVEFSPNAMTVAHGVPVRGRVTRKVEVA; encoded by the coding sequence ATGCTCAACGATGTGAACATTGAGGGCCTTTTCGAGGCACGCGACGCAATCGAGGCGGATCCTGCCAAGGGCATCGCCAAATACGGCGTTGCCCTGATCTGGGACAAGGGGGTGCGCGCCACCGTCAACACGCTGCCGATGCATGTTGGTGGCGAGAAGATCGCACGCGGTTTCACCTGGGTCGTGGACGAACCGCCGCAGCTTCTGGGCGAGTCGAAAGGGCCGACGCCACAGGAATACCTGATGTCGGGCGTCGGCGCCTGCATCATGGTGGGGTTTGTCGTGCATGCGTCGGTCAAGGACGTTGCGCTGCGCTCGCTCAAGGTGACGATGACCGGTAGTCTCGATCTGGCCGGTTTCATGAACATCCGCGAGGACGCTGAGGTGAAAATGAAGGGCCTCGATTACCACATCGAGGTCGATGCTGACGCCGATGACGCGATTCTGGCCGAAATCGAGAAGGCCGCAGTCGAGTTCAGCCCCAACGCCATGACGGTCGCGCATGGCGTGCCGGTTCGCGGGCGCGTCACGCGCAAGGTGGAGGTCGCATGA
- a CDS encoding ABC transporter ATP-binding protein, whose protein sequence is MIGQAIAKTHDATGGHGAVHAQDVVKRYGDFTALKTISLTIGHNEFFTLLGPSGCGKTTLLRMIAGFESVTEGEILLYGEEIKKLPAHKRPVNTVFQNYALFPHMTILQNVMFGLEMRGTSKSDARTKSGEMLELVHLSQYAERKPSQLSGGQQQRVALARALAPQPKVLLLDEPLSALDLKLRQAMRAELKELQQQTGVTFIFVTHDQDEALTMSDRIAVMSAGELQQLGSPREIYEQPLNRFVADFIGETNLLGATIEGIDGTTARCRIEGGYAVDCPTTTRAAEGAKVHLSIRPERISLKADGTTGEGLKGIMRDAVYSGSNFECAVQLENGPVVRVLTPNSGLGLRSVFQPGATVEVHLESGAARLLAD, encoded by the coding sequence ATGATCGGCCAGGCCATAGCCAAAACGCATGATGCAACGGGCGGGCACGGCGCCGTTCATGCGCAGGACGTCGTGAAACGCTATGGCGATTTCACCGCGCTCAAGACAATCTCACTGACCATCGGCCATAACGAATTTTTCACCCTGCTCGGCCCCTCGGGCTGTGGCAAGACGACGCTGCTGCGCATGATCGCTGGGTTCGAGAGCGTCACCGAGGGCGAGATCCTGCTTTACGGTGAAGAGATCAAGAAATTGCCAGCGCATAAGCGCCCGGTCAACACCGTGTTCCAGAACTACGCGCTGTTCCCGCACATGACGATCCTCCAGAACGTCATGTTCGGGCTGGAAATGCGCGGCACGTCGAAATCTGATGCACGCACGAAATCGGGCGAAATGCTCGAGCTGGTGCATTTGAGCCAGTACGCCGAACGCAAGCCCTCGCAACTGTCGGGCGGCCAGCAACAGCGCGTTGCGCTGGCCCGCGCACTGGCGCCCCAGCCGAAGGTGTTGCTGCTGGATGAGCCGCTTTCGGCGCTGGACCTCAAGCTGCGCCAGGCGATGCGCGCCGAGTTGAAGGAGCTTCAACAGCAGACCGGCGTGACCTTCATCTTCGTCACCCACGACCAGGACGAGGCGCTGACCATGTCCGACCGTATCGCCGTGATGTCGGCGGGCGAGCTTCAGCAGTTGGGCAGCCCACGCGAGATCTATGAACAGCCGCTGAACCGCTTTGTCGCCGATTTCATCGGTGAGACGAACCTGCTGGGCGCGACAATAGAGGGCATCGACGGCACGACTGCGCGATGCCGCATCGAAGGGGGCTATGCTGTGGACTGCCCCACGACAACGCGTGCCGCGGAGGGCGCGAAGGTTCATCTATCGATACGTCCCGAGCGGATTTCGCTCAAGGCAGACGGCACCACCGGAGAAGGGTTGAAGGGCATAATGCGCGACGCCGTCTATTCCGGCTCGAATTTCGAATGTGCGGTGCAACTGGAAAACGGCCCGGTTGTGAGAGTGCTGACGCCCAATTCTGGCCTCGGATTGCGTTCGGTCTTTCAGCCCGGCGCCACCGTCGAGGTGCATCTGGAGTCAGGCGCTGCGCGCCTGTTGGCTGACTGA
- a CDS encoding enoyl-CoA hydratase/isomerase family protein, whose product MKSEVTSEIRDNIGWITLNRPKKINALSAEVVGAAREAVEAFERDDEVKVIVLTGANGNFSVGYDIAQEVEMGISRPEDWHVGLTNNVGLSMAVWGCKKPVIGAVDGWCLAGACELAMACDMIVATDRAKFGEPEIRFGSGPVTLLMPFVLGQKKTMELLLTGDTIDATEAERIGMINKVVAPEELDETVQKLAAKIALTPLVTLRLTKTALTRAYEAMGLRNAVNVNLDLAATLNAAEAPEKAQFVELVRTEGLRKALDYRDKRYGALTDK is encoded by the coding sequence ATGAAGAGCGAAGTCACCTCCGAGATCAGAGACAACATCGGCTGGATCACGCTGAATCGGCCAAAAAAGATCAATGCGTTGTCCGCAGAGGTTGTCGGTGCGGCGCGCGAGGCCGTCGAGGCGTTCGAGCGGGATGACGAGGTCAAGGTGATCGTGCTGACCGGGGCCAACGGGAACTTCTCGGTTGGCTACGATATCGCACAGGAGGTCGAGATGGGCATCTCGCGCCCTGAGGACTGGCATGTCGGACTGACCAACAATGTCGGTCTCAGCATGGCCGTCTGGGGCTGCAAGAAGCCGGTGATCGGCGCGGTTGACGGTTGGTGCCTTGCCGGTGCATGTGAACTGGCGATGGCCTGTGATATGATCGTTGCCACCGACCGGGCCAAGTTCGGCGAGCCAGAGATACGCTTCGGGTCGGGGCCTGTGACGCTGCTCATGCCCTTCGTGCTGGGCCAGAAGAAGACGATGGAGCTTCTGCTGACCGGCGACACCATCGACGCGACCGAGGCCGAGCGGATCGGGATGATCAACAAGGTCGTCGCGCCCGAGGAGCTGGACGAAACGGTCCAGAAGCTGGCCGCGAAGATCGCGCTGACGCCGCTCGTCACGCTGCGGTTGACCAAGACGGCATTGACCCGCGCCTACGAGGCGATGGGTCTTCGCAACGCGGTAAACGTCAATCTCGACCTCGCCGCGACACTCAACGCCGCCGAGGCACCGGAAAAGGCGCAGTTCGTGGAATTGGTGCGCACCGAAGGGCTGCGCAAGGCGCTGGATTACCGCGACAAGCGCTATGGCGCGCTGACCGACAAGTGA